The Tenacibaculum jejuense genome includes a window with the following:
- a CDS encoding NAD(P)H-dependent oxidoreductase — protein sequence MSINNISKEDIINAFKYRHATKEFDPEKELTEEEINFILQTANLSPSSFGFEPWHFIVVQDQELRELLKPVAWGAPLKLDTASHFVLGLSMKAPMTKWDSDYIMRMMKDVKQFPEDVVEMYSKFYREFQERDFNLDTDKKLFDWASKQTYIALGNMMTSAALVGIDSCPIEGFHQEKVEKLLQEKFDVDTEKYGLSYMVAFGYRKQEPAHPKSRRDFDEIVTWK from the coding sequence TATCAATAACATATCTAAAGAAGACATTATAAACGCTTTTAAATACAGACACGCAACCAAAGAGTTTGATCCTGAGAAAGAACTAACAGAAGAAGAAATCAATTTCATTCTTCAAACAGCTAACTTGTCTCCAAGTTCTTTTGGTTTCGAACCTTGGCATTTTATTGTAGTACAAGACCAAGAATTAAGAGAACTGCTTAAACCTGTTGCTTGGGGAGCTCCATTAAAACTTGATACTGCTAGTCACTTTGTATTAGGACTTAGCATGAAAGCTCCTATGACAAAATGGGATAGTGATTACATTATGAGAATGATGAAAGATGTAAAACAATTCCCTGAGGATGTTGTTGAAATGTATTCTAAATTTTACAGAGAATTTCAAGAAAGAGATTTCAATTTAGATACCGATAAGAAGTTATTTGATTGGGCTTCTAAACAAACCTACATCGCTTTAGGAAATATGATGACTTCAGCTGCTTTAGTGGGAATAGATAGTTGTCCAATAGAAGGGTTTCATCAAGAAAAAGTAGAGAAACTTTTACAAGAAAAATTTGATGTAGATACCGAAAAATATGGTTTATCGTATATGGTTGCTTTTGGATATAGAAAACAAGAACCAGCACATCCAAAATCGAGAAGAGATTTTGATGAAATTGTAACCTGGAAATAA
- a CDS encoding SDR family NAD(P)-dependent oxidoreductase, whose amino-acid sequence MKKNIFITGSTDGIGKLTAEKLANEGHIIYIHGRNSTKVLNTVEELKQTTNNKNIFGYTADFSALNDVIDLSKKLLKEIDHIDVLINNAGVFKSPVQKNDTGLDVRFAVNYFAPYVFTQQLIPLLKKSSYPRVINLSSAAQSSVDLNALEGKVDLTAQQVYAQSKLALTMWSFAFAKANKEIITIAVNPGSLLNTKMVKEAYGNHWSSANKGASILYELATSEEFKNKSGSYFDNDSGNFANAHPDAYESVKIESLLSTTEKILDQII is encoded by the coding sequence ATGAAAAAAAATATATTTATTACTGGAAGTACAGATGGTATTGGTAAACTTACTGCTGAAAAACTAGCTAATGAAGGACATATTATTTACATTCATGGTAGAAATTCTACTAAAGTTTTAAATACAGTTGAAGAATTAAAACAAACAACTAACAATAAGAATATTTTTGGCTATACTGCTGATTTTTCAGCTTTAAATGATGTTATAGATCTTAGTAAAAAATTACTAAAAGAAATAGACCACATTGATGTTTTAATTAATAATGCAGGTGTATTTAAAAGTCCTGTTCAAAAAAATGATACTGGTTTAGACGTTAGATTTGCAGTAAATTATTTTGCTCCGTATGTTTTTACACAACAATTAATTCCTCTTCTTAAAAAAAGTAGTTATCCTAGAGTTATTAATTTAAGTTCTGCAGCTCAGTCGTCTGTAGATTTAAATGCATTAGAAGGAAAAGTAGATTTAACAGCTCAACAAGTATACGCTCAAAGTAAATTAGCTTTAACAATGTGGAGTTTTGCTTTTGCGAAAGCGAATAAAGAAATTATTACAATTGCAGTAAACCCAGGTTCTTTATTAAATACGAAAATGGTAAAAGAAGCATATGGAAATCATTGGTCTTCTGCAAATAAAGGTGCATCTATTCTTTACGAATTAGCTACTTCAGAAGAATTTAAAAATAAATCTGGTTCTTATTTTGATAATGATAGTGGAAATTTTGCAAACGCACATCCAGATGCTTATGAAAGTGTAAAAATAGAATCGTTACTTTCTACAACAGAAAAGATACTAGATCAAATTATTTAA
- a CDS encoding tRNA1(Val) (adenine(37)-N6)-methyltransferase, with protein sequence MKPFKFKEFTVHQDKAAMKIGTDAVLLGAWSDINFYPDSILDVGSGTGVIALMLAQRTDAMTIDAIEIDEAAYEQSVENFERSDWGDRLFCYHASFQEFADEMQEDEETYDVIISNPPFYNAEFLSEDESRNKARFTNTALSFEELIKGVSVLLSETGEFNVIIPFEEEKSFVDLAKEHKLLVNRICRVRGNVNSELKRSLLAFSFEDKELVEEELVIEKERHQYTDAYIDLTKDFYLKM encoded by the coding sequence ATGAAACCATTCAAATTTAAAGAGTTTACAGTTCATCAAGATAAAGCAGCGATGAAAATTGGTACAGATGCTGTGTTATTAGGTGCGTGGAGCGATATTAATTTTTATCCAGATTCAATTTTAGATGTTGGTTCTGGTACAGGAGTAATCGCGCTGATGTTAGCACAAAGAACAGATGCAATGACTATAGATGCTATCGAGATTGATGAAGCTGCTTACGAACAATCTGTAGAAAATTTTGAACGCTCAGATTGGGGAGATCGTTTGTTTTGTTACCATGCATCTTTTCAGGAGTTTGCAGATGAAATGCAAGAAGATGAAGAAACTTATGATGTAATCATTTCTAATCCTCCTTTTTATAATGCTGAGTTTCTTTCTGAAGATGAATCAAGAAATAAGGCTAGGTTTACAAATACGGCATTATCTTTTGAAGAATTAATCAAAGGGGTTTCAGTATTATTAAGTGAAACAGGAGAATTTAATGTAATAATTCCATTTGAAGAAGAAAAGAGTTTTGTTGATTTGGCAAAAGAACACAAACTTTTGGTAAATAGAATTTGTAGGGTGAGAGGTAACGTTAATTCTGAATTGAAAAGAAGTTTATTAGCATTTTCGTTTGAAGATAAAGAATTAGTTGAAGAAGAACTTGTAATAGAAAAAGAAAGGCACCAGTATACTGATGCCTATATTGATCTAACTAAAGATTTTTATTTAAAAATGTAG
- the mnmD gene encoding tRNA (5-methylaminomethyl-2-thiouridine)(34)-methyltransferase MnmD: MKREIIITSDGSTTIHLPDWNEQYHSKHGAIQEAYHVFVKNGLELFKAKPISILEIGFGTGLNCFITYLEHTAKINYVGVEAYPVAKEEVSKLNYVKELKAEEKTEKFQLIHELAWEVKNEIDSDFSLTKREQFFQDIDDENAFDLVYFDAFGARVQPELWSETIFEKMYKATKKEGVLVTYSAKGSVRRAMESVGFTVERLPGPPGKREMLRAIKK; encoded by the coding sequence TTGAAGAGAGAAATTATTATTACTTCGGATGGTTCAACAACCATCCATTTACCTGATTGGAATGAACAATACCATTCAAAGCATGGTGCTATACAAGAAGCGTATCATGTGTTTGTAAAGAATGGATTAGAATTATTCAAGGCAAAGCCAATTTCTATTTTAGAAATTGGCTTTGGTACAGGTTTAAATTGCTTTATTACTTATTTAGAACACACAGCAAAGATCAATTATGTTGGAGTAGAAGCTTATCCTGTAGCTAAAGAAGAGGTGAGTAAATTGAATTATGTAAAAGAGCTGAAAGCAGAAGAAAAAACAGAAAAGTTTCAATTAATTCATGAGCTAGCTTGGGAAGTAAAAAATGAAATCGATTCAGATTTCTCACTAACCAAACGCGAACAGTTTTTTCAAGATATTGATGATGAAAATGCTTTTGATTTAGTTTATTTTGATGCTTTTGGAGCAAGAGTTCAGCCTGAATTATGGTCTGAAACTATCTTTGAAAAAATGTATAAAGCAACAAAAAAAGAAGGAGTTTTAGTAACTTATTCTGCAAAAGGAAGTGTAAGAAGAGCTATGGAATCTGTTGGTTTTACTGTAGAACGATTACCTGGTCCTCCAGGAAAAAGAGAAATGTTAAGAGCAATAAAGAAATAA
- a CDS encoding DUF4920 domain-containing protein, with translation MRNLIIAFFSATLLLTSCKTEKKETSKEVEKEVTVEKKKSEYASFGEKISSEGASTSEEALKKYQDLKVGDTVTIKFASKINEVCSKKGCWMKLPLSQEEEIMVRFKDYGFFMPSDSQGKDVIVEGKAFVKITPVDELRHYAEDAGKSKEEIEKITEPKQEMAFLAHGVLLK, from the coding sequence ATGAGAAACTTAATTATTGCTTTTTTTAGCGCGACTTTATTGTTAACATCTTGTAAAACAGAAAAAAAAGAAACTTCTAAAGAAGTTGAAAAAGAAGTAACTGTTGAAAAGAAGAAAAGTGAATATGCTTCATTTGGTGAAAAAATTTCATCAGAAGGAGCTTCAACTTCAGAAGAAGCTTTAAAAAAATATCAAGATTTAAAAGTAGGAGATACAGTAACTATCAAGTTTGCTTCTAAGATCAATGAAGTATGTTCTAAAAAAGGATGTTGGATGAAATTACCATTATCTCAGGAAGAAGAGATTATGGTACGTTTTAAAGATTATGGATTTTTTATGCCTTCAGATAGTCAAGGTAAAGATGTGATTGTTGAAGGAAAAGCATTTGTAAAAATTACACCAGTAGATGAATTACGTCACTATGCAGAAGATGCTGGAAAATCTAAAGAAGAGATTGAAAAAATTACAGAACCTAAGCAAGAAATGGCATTCTTAGCCCACGGTGTATTATTAAAGTAA
- a CDS encoding branched-chain amino acid aminotransferase produces the protein MSSSSNIKVTPIQNSKIDSVDFNNLSFGTVFTDYMFECEYKDGEWQTPEIKPYGNISVAPSARVFHYGQAVFEGMKAYKDENDDIFLFRPEENFKRINKSSSRLAIPEFPKEYFMDGLAQLLNLEKDWIKKGKGNSMYIRPFVIATQPAISASPANEYKFMIILSPAQAYYAGEVRVLIAEEYSRAADGGVGFAKAAGNYAAQFYPTKLAHEKGFQQIIWTDANTHEYLEEAGTMNVFFRINDKLVTAPNNDRILDGITRKSVIQLAQDNNIEVEVRRVSVAEIKEAANNNTLLEIFGTGTATVINPIIGFSHKGASYDLPKIENSYASLFKEKLTNIQYNLADDPHNWRLKIS, from the coding sequence ATGAGCTCTTCTTCAAACATTAAAGTTACCCCAATACAAAATTCTAAAATTGATAGTGTAGATTTTAATAATTTATCTTTTGGTACTGTCTTTACAGACTATATGTTTGAATGCGAATATAAAGACGGAGAATGGCAAACTCCAGAAATAAAACCTTATGGTAATATTTCTGTTGCTCCATCTGCGAGAGTATTTCATTATGGGCAAGCTGTTTTTGAAGGTATGAAAGCCTACAAAGATGAAAATGATGATATCTTTTTATTTAGACCAGAGGAAAATTTCAAACGAATTAATAAGTCTTCTAGCCGTTTAGCTATTCCAGAATTCCCAAAAGAATATTTCATGGATGGCTTAGCTCAGTTATTAAACTTAGAAAAAGATTGGATTAAAAAAGGAAAAGGGAACTCTATGTATATTCGTCCTTTTGTAATTGCAACACAGCCAGCTATTTCTGCTTCTCCAGCTAATGAATATAAATTTATGATTATACTTTCTCCTGCTCAAGCGTATTATGCAGGTGAAGTTCGTGTTTTAATTGCTGAAGAATATAGTAGAGCTGCTGATGGTGGAGTTGGTTTTGCTAAAGCTGCTGGAAATTATGCGGCTCAGTTTTACCCAACAAAATTAGCTCACGAAAAAGGATTCCAGCAAATTATTTGGACAGACGCAAATACTCATGAATATTTAGAAGAAGCAGGAACTATGAATGTTTTCTTTAGAATTAATGATAAACTAGTTACCGCGCCTAACAATGACCGTATTTTAGACGGAATTACACGTAAATCTGTAATTCAGCTAGCTCAAGATAATAATATAGAAGTTGAAGTTCGAAGAGTTTCTGTAGCTGAAATTAAAGAAGCAGCTAACAACAACACTTTATTAGAAATTTTTGGAACTGGTACTGCAACGGTAATAAACCCGATTATTGGTTTTAGCCATAAAGGAGCATCTTACGATTTGCCTAAAATTGAAAATTCTTATGCTTCACTTTTTAAAGAAAAGCTAACTAACATTCAATACAACCTTGCTGACGATCCTCATAACTGGAGATTAAAAATCAGTTAA
- a CDS encoding TlpA family protein disulfide reductase: MKNLIITIVTIAAGFGITYYVLDNVFVSQTNTNVAVVNSTPDVSPEIENTSESEVNTSEESNEIDNEMLPQGIDKHLASVDSWNNYYNENIDLSSNFIALNTKGEEIDKGDFLSNLSSGSYAPIKLLTGEEMYQLYNLNDSQNEIGKSIKDISTILFSYYNKEGTKMPEFNFTDLNGTKFTTENTQEKIVIMKCWYIDDEASIKEFKELNSLYDEYEAYEDVIFLSLAFDNSNKLKKFLIKNEFRYPVIPNQKDFIENQMEVDHFPTHLIIDEEGYIEKMVSSVEELKETLNKMSAPDLSEEMDQ; encoded by the coding sequence ATGAAAAATTTAATCATAACAATAGTTACAATTGCAGCAGGTTTTGGAATTACTTATTACGTTCTAGATAATGTTTTTGTTTCTCAAACAAACACTAACGTTGCTGTTGTTAATAGCACTCCTGATGTTAGCCCTGAAATTGAAAATACTTCTGAAAGCGAAGTAAATACTTCTGAAGAAAGTAATGAGATTGACAACGAGATGTTACCGCAAGGTATTGACAAACATTTGGCATCTGTAGACAGCTGGAATAACTATTATAATGAAAACATAGATTTATCTAGTAATTTCATTGCTTTAAACACTAAAGGTGAAGAAATTGACAAAGGAGATTTTCTTTCTAACTTATCGTCTGGAAGCTATGCGCCTATTAAGCTTTTAACAGGTGAAGAAATGTATCAATTATACAATTTGAATGATTCTCAAAACGAAATTGGAAAATCAATTAAAGATATATCTACTATTCTTTTTTCTTACTATAACAAGGAAGGAACAAAAATGCCTGAGTTTAATTTTACCGATTTAAACGGAACAAAATTTACTACTGAAAATACTCAGGAAAAGATTGTGATCATGAAGTGTTGGTATATAGACGATGAAGCAAGTATTAAAGAATTTAAAGAACTTAATAGTTTATATGACGAGTATGAAGCTTATGAAGATGTAATATTTTTAAGCTTAGCTTTTGACAACTCTAATAAGTTAAAAAAATTCTTAATTAAAAATGAATTTAGATATCCTGTAATTCCTAATCAAAAAGATTTTATTGAAAATCAAATGGAAGTTGATCATTTTCCTACGCACTTAATTATCGATGAAGAAGGTTACATTGAAAAAATGGTAAGTAGTGTTGAAGAGCTTAAAGAAACATTAAATAAAATGTCTGCACCAGACCTTAGTGAAGAAATGGATCAGTAA
- a CDS encoding pyrophosphohydrolase domain-containing protein, with protein MKDKIQAVKEFHTAFGLGMNESPKVDIGDDRKLLRFNLMKEENEEYLEAVQNNDLVETADALGDMLYILCGTIIEHGMQYKIEEVFNEIQRSNMSKLGEDGKPIYREDGKVLKGPNYFKPDIKAILGK; from the coding sequence ATGAAAGATAAAATTCAAGCAGTAAAGGAGTTTCATACAGCTTTTGGTTTAGGAATGAATGAAAGTCCTAAAGTCGATATAGGAGATGATAGAAAATTACTTCGTTTTAATTTAATGAAAGAAGAAAATGAAGAATATTTAGAAGCTGTTCAAAATAATGATTTAGTTGAAACAGCAGATGCCTTAGGAGATATGTTATATATTTTATGTGGGACAATAATAGAGCATGGAATGCAATATAAAATCGAGGAGGTTTTTAATGAAATTCAACGAAGCAATATGAGTAAATTAGGTGAAGATGGAAAACCTATTTACAGAGAAGACGGCAAAGTACTGAAAGGACCAAATTATTTTAAGCCAGATATTAAAGCTATTTTAGGCAAATAA
- a CDS encoding HAD family hydrolase, giving the protein MKKKNLIVFDIDDTLTSSEKKHTDSLLFAMDNMGIKNVDTDWRNYANATDSYIVKTNFERVFQKDFSLELLKDFEKVMTDHFVTYPDSKEVLGAKKIVDFFEKETNYGVCFATGSLFQPALLKLEQAGIIFSEEVLETSNQIYTREGIVSSAIDKAKKYYNVTDFDHIISFGDGLWDVTTAENLGLHFVGVNKRNVEDFKKQKVLYHIEDWTSFDLNKAEEIFKIN; this is encoded by the coding sequence ATGAAAAAAAAGAATTTAATTGTTTTTGATATCGATGATACTTTAACAAGTAGTGAAAAAAAGCATACAGATTCATTGCTTTTTGCTATGGATAATATGGGAATTAAAAATGTAGATACAGATTGGAGAAACTATGCGAATGCTACGGATAGTTATATAGTTAAAACTAATTTTGAAAGAGTTTTTCAAAAAGACTTTTCTTTAGAATTACTTAAAGATTTCGAAAAAGTTATGACAGATCATTTTGTTACTTATCCCGATTCAAAAGAGGTTTTAGGAGCAAAAAAGATTGTAGATTTTTTTGAGAAAGAAACCAACTACGGAGTTTGTTTTGCTACAGGCTCATTATTTCAGCCTGCATTATTAAAGTTAGAACAAGCTGGCATAATATTTTCTGAAGAAGTTTTAGAAACCTCAAATCAAATTTATACAAGAGAAGGAATTGTTTCTTCTGCAATAGATAAAGCAAAGAAATATTATAATGTAACAGATTTCGATCATATTATATCTTTTGGCGATGGTTTGTGGGATGTTACTACAGCAGAGAATTTAGGGTTACATTTTGTTGGAGTAAATAAAAGAAATGTTGAGGATTTTAAAAAACAAAAGGTATTATATCATATTGAAGATTGGACAAGCTTTGATTTGAATAAAGCAGAAGAAATATTTAAAATAAACTAA
- a CDS encoding SDR family NAD(P)-dependent oxidoreductase translates to MKKAVIFGATSGIGKALVNLFVEDGYKVAITGRRLEKLKELKATYPEKIIIKQNDIQQVSEVEKVFHEIVEEFETIDVVIQSSGTGHVNSELSWDKEEETILTNVLGVTKLYDLAYNLFRIQGFGHLVGISSIASLRGNRAAPAYFASKAYQKSYLESLYIKTKTIKSNQVFVTDIRPGFVDTAMALGDGIFWMVSLEKATKQIFKAIKRKKRVAYISKRWCIIAFALKLIPSWLLKKVI, encoded by the coding sequence ATGAAAAAAGCAGTAATTTTTGGCGCAACTTCGGGTATTGGTAAAGCTTTAGTGAATTTATTTGTTGAAGATGGATATAAAGTTGCAATTACTGGACGAAGATTAGAAAAACTAAAAGAACTTAAAGCAACCTATCCAGAGAAAATCATAATTAAACAAAATGATATTCAGCAAGTAAGTGAAGTTGAAAAAGTATTTCATGAAATTGTAGAGGAGTTTGAAACTATTGATGTTGTTATCCAATCTTCTGGAACAGGACATGTGAATTCAGAATTATCTTGGGATAAAGAAGAAGAAACAATTTTAACCAATGTATTAGGTGTTACTAAACTATATGATTTAGCTTATAATTTATTTAGAATACAAGGTTTTGGACATTTAGTAGGAATTTCTTCTATCGCTTCTCTAAGAGGAAATCGAGCAGCTCCGGCTTATTTTGCATCTAAAGCATATCAAAAATCTTACTTAGAAAGTCTGTATATAAAAACAAAAACAATAAAAAGTAATCAAGTGTTTGTTACAGATATACGTCCTGGTTTTGTAGATACGGCAATGGCTTTAGGAGATGGGATATTTTGGATGGTTAGTTTAGAAAAAGCAACAAAGCAAATATTTAAAGCTATAAAAAGAAAGAAAAGAGTGGCTTATATTTCTAAACGTTGGTGTATTATTGCTTTCGCTTTAAAATTAATACCAAGTTGGTTACTTAAAAAAGTAATTTAA
- a CDS encoding ion channel has protein sequence MAKKTKDPGFGYKSAKNVKGTINKDGSSNIIHINRKFGVDDLYSFFISLTWFQFFVIVVLSYTVLNIFFGIIYILIGIEQITPSTGDTFRDFLNGFFFSAQTLTTVGYGGIAPKGLTANIIAAFEALIGLVSFAFVTGLLYGRFSRPKAAIRFSKNLIVREFNGGRALMFRLMNSRKTIMIEPKVTVTLSLNQKDENGQYKRSFFALDLERNKIMYLPTVWTVVHIIDEKSPLYDLSNKEIKNLDAGLYILIQYHEESFGQTVYQATSYKFSQVETDVKYAPSSGFDEEGYTVLDHDKLSDVEKL, from the coding sequence ATGGCTAAAAAAACTAAAGATCCAGGATTTGGTTATAAATCAGCTAAAAATGTAAAAGGAACTATCAATAAAGATGGAAGTTCTAATATTATTCACATCAATCGTAAGTTTGGTGTCGATGATTTATATAGTTTTTTTATCAGCTTAACTTGGTTTCAGTTTTTTGTTATAGTTGTTCTTAGTTATACCGTATTAAATATTTTCTTCGGAATTATATATATACTCATCGGAATAGAACAAATAACACCATCTACAGGAGATACTTTTAGAGATTTTCTAAATGGTTTTTTCTTTAGTGCTCAAACCTTAACAACTGTTGGTTACGGAGGAATTGCGCCAAAAGGATTAACAGCGAATATTATTGCGGCCTTCGAAGCTTTAATTGGTTTGGTGAGTTTTGCTTTTGTAACTGGATTACTTTATGGTCGATTTTCTAGACCTAAAGCAGCCATTCGTTTTAGTAAGAATTTAATCGTTAGAGAATTTAATGGAGGAAGAGCTTTAATGTTTCGATTAATGAATAGCCGAAAAACAATAATGATTGAGCCGAAAGTAACGGTAACGCTATCCTTAAATCAGAAAGATGAAAACGGTCAGTATAAAAGGAGTTTTTTCGCTTTAGATTTAGAGCGTAATAAGATTATGTATTTACCTACAGTATGGACGGTCGTTCATATTATAGATGAAAAAAGTCCGTTATATGATTTATCTAACAAAGAAATTAAAAACTTAGATGCTGGTTTGTATATATTAATTCAATATCACGAAGAATCATTTGGGCAAACAGTATATCAAGCAACATCTTACAAATTTTCACAAGTAGAAACGGATGTAAAATATGCTCCGTCTTCTGGGTTTGACGAAGAAGGATACACGGTTCTAGATCACGACAAGCTTAGTGATGTAGAAAAACTTTAA
- a CDS encoding DNA-3-methyladenine glycosylase I: MKKRCFWVSNDPLYIEYHDKEWGVPVYDDETLFEFLLLESFQAGLSWITILKKRENFRQAFDGFDYKKIANYNEDKFNELVVNEGIIRNKLKIKAAITNAKAFIEIQKEYGSFSKYIWDFFNGKPIKNNFKTREEVPATTPLSDEISKALKKRGFKFVGSTIIYAFMQATGMVNDHTTDCFRYNEV, from the coding sequence ATGAAAAAACGTTGCTTTTGGGTTAGCAATGATCCACTATATATTGAATATCATGATAAAGAATGGGGAGTTCCTGTTTACGATGATGAAACATTATTCGAGTTTTTACTTTTAGAATCTTTTCAGGCAGGTTTAAGTTGGATTACCATTTTGAAAAAAAGAGAGAATTTTAGACAGGCTTTTGATGGTTTTGATTACAAGAAGATTGCTAATTACAATGAAGATAAATTCAATGAATTAGTCGTAAATGAAGGAATTATAAGGAATAAATTAAAAATTAAAGCAGCTATAACCAATGCTAAAGCTTTTATTGAAATTCAAAAAGAGTATGGTTCTTTTTCTAAATATATTTGGGACTTCTTTAATGGAAAACCAATAAAGAATAATTTTAAAACTAGAGAAGAAGTTCCAGCAACTACACCTTTATCTGATGAAATATCAAAAGCACTTAAAAAAAGAGGTTTTAAATTTGTAGGATCGACAATTATTTATGCTTTTATGCAAGCTACAGGTATGGTAAATGATCATACAACAGATTGTTTTAGGTATAATGAAGTTTAA